A single region of the Triticum dicoccoides isolate Atlit2015 ecotype Zavitan chromosome 2B, WEW_v2.0, whole genome shotgun sequence genome encodes:
- the LOC119367633 gene encoding equilibrative nucleotide transporter 3-like: MAYGEVDHRGVHTTQEGKSLGVFICWLLGNGCLFGYNSMLTIEDYFVHLFPNYHPVRVITLTYQPFVLVVAAVFAYHEAKVNTRVRNLVGYSLFFLGSLALIILDLATSGRGGIATFIGVCTVVAVFGVAEGHVEGAMTGDLSLMCPEFIQSFSAGMAASGAITSALRLVTKAAFEKSRDGLRRGAMLFFAASCFFELLCVVLYAHVFPKLPIVKFYRAKAASEGSLTVAADLAAAGLQRHPKPSAEDGPAIPERLSNRQLLMQNIDYALDMFLIYLLTLSIFPGFLAEDLGSHSLGSWYALVLIATYNGSDLIGRYVPLVEGIKVTSRRGLLAAVLARYLLLPAFYCAARYGGEAWMIVLVSALGLTNGYLTVCVLTEAPRPYKGPEQNALGNLLVFCLLAGICLGAVLDWLWLIGKGW; the protein is encoded by the exons ATGGCGTACGGCGAAGTTGACCATCGCGGGGTGCACACAACGCAGGAG GGCAAGAGTTTGGGCGTTTTCATCTGCTGGCTTCTGGGCAACGGATGCCTCTTCGGGTACAACAGCATGCTCACCATCGAAGATTACTTCGTCCACCTCTTCCCG AACTACCATCCGGTCAGAGTCATCACTCTCACCTATCAGCCGTTCGTGCTCGTGGTAGCTGCGGTGTTCGCGTACCATGAGGCGAAAGTAAACACCAGGGTGCGCAACTTGGTGGggtactcactcttcttcctcggcTCGCTCGCTCTCATCATC CTGGATCTTGCGACGTCGGGAAGAGGTGGAATCGCAACCTTCATCGGCGTGTGTACGGTTGTGGCGGTGTTCGGCGTCGCGGAAGGTCACGTCGAAGGTGCCATGACCGGGGACCTGTCCTTGATGTGCCCGGAGTTCATACAG TCATTTTCTGCTGGCATGGCTGCATCGGGCGCAATAACGTCGGCCCTGAGGCTCGTTACAAAAGCGGCCTTCGAGAAATCCAGAGACGGCCTTCGCAGGGGAGCTA TGTTGTTCTTCGCTGCGTCATGCTTCTTCGAGCTGCTGTGCGTCGTGCTGTACGCCCACGTCTTCCCCAAGCTGCCAATAGTGAAGTTCTACCGTGCAAAGGCGGCTTCCGAGGGATCTCTGACGGTCGCCGCCGACCTTGCTGCCGCCGGCCTCCAAAGACACCCAAAACCATCG GCTGAAGACGGCCCAGCCATCCCTGAACGTTTGAGCAACAGGCAGCTCCTGATGCAGAACATTGACTACGCCTTGGACATGTTCCTCATCTACCTGCTGACGCTGTCCATCTTCCCAGGGTTTCTCGCCGAAGACCTCGGATCACACAGTCTGGGCTCCTG GTATGCGCTGGTGCTGATCGCGACCTACAACGGCTCGGACCTGATCGGGAGATACGTGCCTCTGGTGGAGGGCATCAAGGTGACGTCTCGGAGAGGACTGCTGGCCGCGGTGCTCGCCCGGTACCTGCTCCTCCCGGCGTTCTACTGCGCCGCCAGGTACGGAGGGGAGGCCTGGATGATCGTCCTCGTATCGGCTCTGGGACTCACCAACGGGTACCTGACGGTCTGCGTCCTGACCGAGGCGCCCAGACCCTACAAG GGGCCAGAACAGAATGCTCTCGGAAACCTGCTCGTGTTTTGCCTCTTGGCAGGCATATGTTTAGGCGCTGTCCTTGACTGGCTGTGGCTCATAGGCAAAGGATGGTGA
- the LOC119363346 gene encoding uncharacterized protein LOC119363346 — MLQAVTGVLEPFMEVLLDGYCLGGGFEGVAMLVDVGGSSGAFLAMIISRVPTIRQGLNFDLPDVVAAAPPISGGEKGWQRRFTIYRTTNYMMQGRWGGRMKCRSDGEYLYRSKHRRRRLLVLPSHGRSKILAAAATSNLFIRERVRGRCHGRRLGCWWLLHHRSWLLCSRG; from the exons ATGCTCCAGGCCGTGACCGGCGTGTTGGAGCCGTTCATGGAGGTGCTGCTGGATGGGTACTGCCTCGGTGGAGGGTTTGAGGGCGTGGCCATGCTCGTCGACGTCGGTGGCAGCTCCGGCGCCTTCCTCGCGATGATCATTAGCAGGGTGCCCACCATCCGCCAGGGACTCAACTTCGACTTGCCAGACGTCGTCGCCGCCGCGCCTCCCATCTCTG GGGGGGAGAAGGGATGGCAGAGGAGGTTCACAATATATAGGACGACAAATTACATG ATGCAAGGAAGATGGGGAGGAAGGATGAAATGTAGGTCAGATGGGGAGTACCTGTACAGATCAAAGCACCGCCGCCGTCGCTTGCTGGTTCTCCCGAGCCATGGCCGGTCCAAAATTCTAGCCGCCGCGGCCACCTCCAATTTGTTCATAAGGGAGAGGGTTCGGGGCCGATGCCATGGTCGCCGTCTTGGGTGTTGGTGGCTGCTACACCACCGTTCGTGGCTTTTGTGCTCGCGAGGTTGA